The following proteins are co-located in the Silene latifolia isolate original U9 population chromosome 1, ASM4854445v1, whole genome shotgun sequence genome:
- the LOC141631815 gene encoding LEAF RUST 10 DISEASE-RESISTANCE LOCUS RECEPTOR-LIKE PROTEIN KINASE-like 1.4 → MPTAPLNSTCGSSLRITYPFWVSSRPSYCGHPAFKLECHKGLKRSTVIWLGVGAATGGVILGLSFSELEEATNHFSPEKQIGKGGFGNVYHGTLTDGREVAIKRMYDRSNQKVEQSLNEVDILAKLRHKHLVTLYGCRSQQGSELLLVYEFISNGTCTDHLRGSKANLGLLTWPVRLNIAIETASALDVIHRDVKTQNILLDKDLSVKVGDFGISRLFPVDLSHVSTTPQGTPGYVDPEYYRYFQAAAKSDAYSFGVVLAELLSSKKVMDSARQRDDINLANMFKNRYLNSAMDEFVDPLLGFENEDVKEEVMAMAR, encoded by the exons ATGCCAACTGCTCCTCTAAACTCCACATGTGGCTCATCACTGAGGATTACGTACCCGTTTTGGGTTTCGTCCCGTCCGAGCTATTGCGGACATCCGGCGTTCAAGCTAGAAT gTCACAAAGGCTTGAAAAGGAGCACTGTCATATGGCTAGGAGTTGGAGCAGCAACTGGAGGTGTGATTCTA GGTCTTAGTTTCTCTGAGCTTGAAGAAGCAACTAATCATTTCAGTCCTGAAAAACAAATTGGAAAAGGAGGTTTCGGCAATGTTTATCATG GCACCTTGACTGATGGCCGTGAAGTAGCCATTAAAAGAATGTACGATAGGAGCAACCAAAAGGTCGAGCAATCCCTGAATGAGGTCGATATCCTGGCCAAACTTCGACACAAGCATTTGGTGACTCTCTATGGCTGTAGATCCCAACAAGGTAGCGAGCTTCTTCTTGTATACGAATTTATTTCAAACGGAACTTGTACGGACCATCTCCGTGGTAGTAAAGCCAACCTCGGGCTACTTACATGGCCCGTAAGACTTAACATTGCCATAGAAACCGCTAGTGCTTTAGACGTCATTCACCGTGATGTCAAGACCCAAAACATCCTTCTGGATAAGGATTTATCAGTCAAAGTTGGGGATTTTGGAATATCCAGATTATTTCCGGTTGATCTCAGCCATGTTTCAACTACTCCACAAGGGACTCCGGGATATGTAGATCCCGAATACTATCGATATTTTCAGGCGGCGGCAAAAAGCGACGCCTATAGCTTTGGAGTCGTTTTGGCTGAGCTCCTATCCTCCAAAAAAGTTATGGATAGTGCCAGACAAAGGGACGACATAAACCTGGCCAATATGTTCAAAAACAGATACCTAAACTCTGCCATGGATGAATTTGTCGACCCATTACTCGGGTTTGAAAATGAGGACGTTAAGGAAGAGGTCATGGCGATGGCGAGGTAA